From Anaerobacillus alkaliphilus, the proteins below share one genomic window:
- a CDS encoding acyl-CoA dehydrogenase, with translation MNFELTKEQQMIKEMVRDFAKNEIAPYAVELDQTERFPIETFKKMGELGLMGIPFPEEYGGSGGDTISYILAVEEIGKACGSTGLSYAATTSLGASPLYYFGTEEQKREHLVPLASGQSLGAFGLTEPNAGSDAGGTQTKAVVEGDEFVINGEKCWITNASFARTVIVTAVTGKDERGKNIISAIIVPTDTPGLTISTPYEKMGVRASNTTELILEDVRVPTSNLLGDPQKGFGQFLYTLDGGRISIASLAVGIAQAAFEAALKYSQERKQFGKAISNFQAIQFKLADMAMEIELARNMVLKAAWLKDQEKPFKKEAAYAKLFASEMATRVCNQAIQIHGGYGYMREYQVERYLRDAKLMEIGEGTSEVQRMVIARQLLS, from the coding sequence ATGAATTTTGAATTAACAAAAGAACAACAAATGATTAAAGAGATGGTTAGGGATTTTGCGAAAAATGAAATTGCTCCATATGCTGTCGAGCTAGACCAAACTGAGCGTTTCCCGATTGAGACATTTAAAAAAATGGGTGAACTAGGGCTCATGGGAATTCCATTTCCTGAAGAGTATGGTGGTTCTGGTGGAGATACGATTTCCTACATATTAGCCGTTGAAGAAATTGGGAAGGCGTGTGGAAGTACTGGTTTAAGTTACGCTGCGACAACCTCATTAGGCGCAAGTCCACTTTATTATTTTGGAACTGAAGAACAAAAAAGAGAGCACTTGGTTCCTTTAGCTTCAGGTCAATCATTAGGGGCATTTGGTTTAACCGAACCTAATGCTGGTTCAGATGCTGGTGGCACACAGACAAAAGCGGTCGTCGAAGGAGACGAATTTGTGATTAATGGCGAGAAATGCTGGATTACAAATGCTTCATTTGCTAGAACGGTAATTGTTACTGCAGTAACTGGCAAGGATGAGCGTGGAAAAAATATTATCTCCGCCATTATTGTTCCGACTGATACACCAGGACTTACGATAAGCACACCATATGAAAAAATGGGAGTGAGAGCTTCTAACACAACTGAATTAATTTTGGAAGATGTTCGTGTTCCAACATCAAATTTATTAGGCGATCCGCAAAAAGGTTTCGGACAGTTTCTTTATACTTTGGATGGAGGTAGGATCTCAATTGCCTCGTTAGCAGTGGGAATTGCTCAGGCGGCATTTGAGGCCGCTTTGAAATATTCACAAGAAAGAAAGCAGTTTGGCAAAGCAATCTCTAATTTTCAGGCCATTCAATTTAAGCTAGCGGATATGGCAATGGAGATTGAGCTAGCTAGAAATATGGTGTTAAAAGCTGCTTGGTTAAAAGATCAAGAGAAACCATTTAAAAAAGAAGCTGCATATGCGAAATTATTTGCTTCTGAAATGGCTACGAGAGTTTGTAATCAAGCCATTCAAATTCATGGTGGCTATGGCTACATGCGTGAATATCAAGTAGAACGCTATCTAAGAGATGCAAAGTTGATGGAAATAGGGGAAGGTACGTCTGAGGTTCAAAGAATGGTAATTGCTCGTCAATTGCTATCATAG
- the accC gene encoding acetyl-CoA carboxylase biotin carboxylase subunit has product MFKKILIANRGEIAIRVMRTCKQMGIKTVAVYSEADAEALHVKYADEAFLLGPPRVNESYLKVDKIIEIAKQTGAEAIHPGYGLLSENANFARECQKAGLTFIGPSPEVIESMGSKIEARKTMEQANVPIVPGGNEPLVDTDEAASKARDMGFPVMLKASSGGGGIGMQIVQNEEELVKAFASNQKRAQDFFGDGAMYLEKYISNPRHIEIQVLADKEGNTVYLWERECSIQRRHQKVVEEAPSPFLDDETRRKMGEAAVRAAKEIGYVNAGTIEFLVDETKNFYFLEMNTRLQVEHPVTEEITGLDLVEQQLKIAYGELLSFKQEDVRLEGHAIEVRIYAEDPVRFFPSPGQIKAFILPEGENVRNETGVDETSKVTPFYDPMIAKLIVKGSNRSNAIQELQKALAQYHVEGIKTNIPMLQRVAEHEAFLNGDTTTSFVEKYLK; this is encoded by the coding sequence ATGTTTAAGAAAATCTTAATTGCCAATCGTGGTGAGATTGCCATTCGCGTGATGCGAACTTGTAAGCAGATGGGAATTAAAACGGTAGCCGTATACTCAGAAGCTGATGCGGAGGCTCTTCATGTAAAATACGCAGATGAAGCATTTTTGTTAGGACCACCTAGAGTAAATGAAAGCTATCTTAAAGTAGATAAAATTATCGAAATCGCCAAGCAAACAGGGGCAGAGGCAATTCATCCTGGATACGGTTTGTTATCGGAAAATGCCAATTTTGCACGTGAGTGTCAGAAAGCAGGACTTACATTTATTGGTCCTAGCCCTGAAGTCATTGAAAGTATGGGTAGTAAGATTGAAGCGAGAAAGACGATGGAACAAGCGAATGTTCCAATTGTTCCAGGTGGTAATGAACCATTAGTAGACACTGATGAAGCCGCTTCAAAAGCTAGGGACATGGGCTTTCCGGTCATGTTAAAAGCTTCAAGTGGCGGTGGCGGAATTGGAATGCAAATCGTTCAAAATGAAGAAGAATTGGTAAAGGCATTTGCTAGTAACCAAAAGCGTGCCCAAGATTTCTTTGGTGATGGGGCGATGTATTTAGAAAAATATATTTCTAACCCGAGACACATTGAAATTCAAGTGTTAGCAGATAAAGAAGGAAATACGGTGTATCTATGGGAGAGAGAATGTTCCATCCAGAGGCGACACCAAAAAGTTGTTGAAGAAGCTCCTTCGCCATTTTTAGATGATGAAACAAGAAGAAAAATGGGGGAAGCAGCAGTGAGAGCCGCAAAGGAAATCGGCTATGTAAACGCTGGAACAATTGAATTTTTAGTAGATGAAACTAAAAACTTCTACTTTTTAGAGATGAATACGAGATTACAAGTAGAGCATCCAGTTACGGAAGAAATCACCGGTTTAGACTTAGTTGAACAACAATTAAAAATAGCTTACGGTGAGTTACTATCCTTTAAACAAGAAGACGTTCGTTTAGAAGGTCATGCCATTGAAGTAAGAATTTATGCAGAAGACCCAGTGCGTTTCTTTCCGTCACCAGGCCAAATTAAAGCATTCATTCTACCGGAGGGTGAGAATGTTCGAAATGAAACAGGTGTTGACGAAACGAGCAAAGTTACTCCTTTCTACGATCCAATGATTGCAAAGCTTATTGTAAAAGGAAGCAATCGATCAAATGCAATTCAAGAGTTACAAAAAGCGTTAGCTCAGTATCATGTTGAAGGAATTAAAACAAATATCCCAATGTTACAAAGAGTAGCTGAACATGAGGCATTCTTAAACGGCGATACGACAACTAGCTTTGTAGAAAAATACTTAAAGTAA
- a CDS encoding acetyl-CoA carboxylase biotin carboxyl carrier protein subunit: MEKVVASMAGNVWKVLVKEGDQVEEGQDVVILESMKMEIPIAVEVSGTVQSVKINEGDFVNEEDVLIIVE, translated from the coding sequence ATGGAAAAAGTAGTAGCGAGCATGGCAGGAAATGTATGGAAGGTTTTAGTGAAAGAAGGCGACCAAGTTGAGGAAGGTCAAGATGTCGTGATCTTAGAGTCAATGAAAATGGAAATCCCGATTGCAGTTGAAGTATCAGGAACAGTTCAAAGTGTAAAAATTAATGAAGGTGATTTTGTTAACGAGGAAGACGTTTTAATTATCGTAGAGTAG
- a CDS encoding hydroxymethylglutaryl-CoA lyase encodes MILPKAITVKEVGPRDGLQNEKTVISVEDKVAWINMLSETGLSYIEVTSFVNPKWIPALADCYEVATSIDRKPGVTYAALVPNQKGLEKALLADLDEISVFMSASEAHNLKNINKSIDDTFPVLEGVVKEALAEGKSVRGYLSTVFGCPYEGEVDVNQVLRVSEKLFEMGISELSLGDTIGVANPRQVQTLLEQFLRRFPQDKLALHFHDTRGLALANMYAALQMGMTVFDSSLGGLGGCPYAPGASGNVATDDVNYMVNQMGIETNIHNEKLLKAAQFIEQRLNKKLMSHSMLVHENNCSLDS; translated from the coding sequence TTGATACTACCAAAGGCTATTACGGTAAAAGAAGTGGGTCCACGTGACGGACTCCAAAATGAAAAAACGGTTATTTCAGTAGAGGATAAAGTGGCTTGGATTAATATGCTTTCTGAAACAGGTTTGTCCTATATAGAAGTTACCTCATTTGTAAACCCAAAGTGGATTCCAGCACTTGCCGATTGTTATGAGGTAGCTACTTCTATTGATAGAAAACCAGGAGTTACTTATGCGGCGCTAGTGCCAAACCAAAAGGGTTTAGAAAAAGCGTTACTCGCAGATTTAGATGAAATATCTGTGTTTATGTCAGCTAGCGAAGCACACAACTTGAAAAACATAAATAAATCAATTGATGACACATTTCCTGTCTTAGAAGGCGTTGTAAAAGAAGCATTAGCAGAAGGGAAATCTGTTCGTGGTTATCTCTCAACTGTTTTTGGTTGTCCGTATGAGGGCGAGGTAGATGTAAATCAGGTATTGAGAGTTTCGGAAAAGCTATTTGAGATGGGAATTTCAGAATTGTCGCTAGGAGATACAATAGGCGTTGCTAATCCTAGGCAAGTTCAAACTCTTCTAGAGCAGTTCTTACGTCGTTTCCCTCAGGATAAATTAGCCCTTCACTTTCACGACACGAGAGGATTGGCACTAGCCAATATGTATGCCGCACTTCAAATGGGAATGACAGTGTTCGATAGTTCACTTGGTGGTTTAGGGGGCTGTCCATATGCTCCTGGTGCTTCAGGAAATGTTGCTACGGACGATGTGAATTATATGGTAAACCAAATGGGAATTGAGACAAATATTCATAACGAGAAGTTGCTAAAAGCTGCCCAATTTATTGAGCAACGCTTAAATAAAAAACTAATGAGCCATAGTATGTTAG